In the Anolis sagrei isolate rAnoSag1 chromosome 1, rAnoSag1.mat, whole genome shotgun sequence genome, CCTCTTCCCATATAAGATGTTAAGCTTATGCATTCTGGccttaagtgagggaagatcCAATTCCAGCCTTAACAAGGCAGCTGGAGTCCCAGGGGGAAGGGCTAACAAAGCTCTTGCAAACTTATTCTGAATACATTCAACCTGTTTTGTATTGCCCTGTCCCCAAATTTCAGCTCCATATAATAGTTGGGATAAAATTTTAGCAGAAAAAATCTTTGCTGTGGGACATACCAAGGACCCTCCCTTTGTTTTCCCGAAGGCTAGGATTGAGTTCACTGACCTCCATGCAGCTAGTTTGGCTGCCTCAATATGGCTCTTCCAATTTCCATTGTATGAGAagtgtatgcccagatatttaaagCTATGACACTGCTCTATTGAATGGCCATCCAATTTCCAATTATGCATTTGTTTCCTTTTGGAGAATACCATTACTTTGGTTTTAGAGTGATTGATCCTCAACTTCTCTTGTTCGCAAATTCTGCTTAGTGACCTCAAAAGTCTCCTGAGACCTATTTGCGTAGttgactgtaatctaattcttactgatgtgggctccactaccgggtcgaattTCATCtcgaacaccgagtggacctaccagtaaggcagtagattctccagctggagttctttggtctttagggctgtttccctggaaatcttggagactcttaagactgatctcccccggaaggtcttaagggttgaagcttttgtacaggagaaacttgaacacgtcctgtacatgagctttccttactgagactaactaaaaatggctcccttcccttcccgattaccctgagcaaggggtgggaaaAAAAcgtaatgatgatggacaggtgacttgccctacgactgcaaccaaaggaagccacctttctgcagaatcccaggaaccttggactgcaagcaaacatttaatacaaagcaaataaaattggagctcctggtacagccgtactagcacagtatagtaactgttttgggagatggtgatcgagcattcagacaatgtggtcagtccatcaaagttgatggcagagaatcatAGCCTCAgtgctggtgttctttgcttcttccagaatgctgacgtttgtctgcctatctttccaagagatttgcaggattttttgaaggcaacactgatggaatctttccagaagtttgagagtgatgtttgtagatggACCATGTTTCGCAGAGTTAGAAAGGcattagctttataaacaagcatcttggtatccctgcttcattcaaaaaataGTAATACcatactcgcagagctcaagtgaTGCTGTATTTTGGCGTCAATGTCAACTTTTGTGTAGAGGTAGCTGCCTAGGTAATGGTAATGGTCCACATCTTCCACATTAtagcatatataataataacactttatttatattgcactcttcttcccaaggggactcagaaccaATGacaatatataaacagacacaggcaaacattcagtgccttgttccAGTGACATATAATGAGACACAAATAgataaaggcaaaggcttctcctttcacttctggctctggaggcggtgctcatctccggctctgggggaggtgctctttctcatttccaagctgaggaactTGCATTCGTAGAcatctcctggtcatgtggctggcatgactgcttagagagtcttttttgccttttcccgctgATGTTTTCGCATTGCtatgttggcaggagctagggctaactgtgggagctcaccctgtcccatggattcaaactgccaaccttcaggtcagcagttcagcagcacaaggttttaacccattgcaccacctcaaCCCTGGTGGCATTACACaattaagctttatttctggcattgcagtaaGATTTGTTGATGCCTGCTGGTAGAGCACTTTGATgatcagtgagaggccaagcttttcatatgcttctacaAGGACCTAAGGTGGTTCttaggtcttcctctgaatgagcccagactacattatcatcagcatactgaagttcTATAAAAGAAGCTGCTGCAATTTTACTTTTGGCTTTCAggctgctgaggttaaagagcttgcaaTCTGTCCGATATGTAATTTCCACACTGGTGGGAAGCTTCTTGTCAActaggttggggcaataacacatccaccttaaatgggtcacattGGGAGCTGTtgttgtccaaaactgttgccatcacaGAGGAGTCACAGAAcgttcacaaatttatcagggcatTCGATTTTCATCATCGACCTGGTAAAGGCCTTCGATATAGTAAATCATAAAACTCTCTGGACCATACTCCTGAAAATCGGATGCCTCAAGAAATTTCTGAACATCCCAGTGGCATACACCTCTGCTGAGGCTGTCCAGGAAAGCCTTAGGCTTCCTGCTGTGACCACCAGCCAAGGGAAGCGGGAATGAATCAAAACATACTCCAAATGGAGGAAGAGAGCTGAgcaaaaacttttgttttttgTCCCAATACAAACCCAATACATTTTAACAACCAGTTTGGACAAACTATTGCAAACCAGCTGAATGGCAGAACCAGGGACACCATTTCAGCACTCCTTTAGACAGGAATATATTTGAAACCCGCGGTGACTGGGATGAAATGTTGAGGGCATCTTACCGTTGCGGCAGCATTGAGCTGATAGTAGCGGGGTATATATTCATTTGGTACTTCTGTCTCAGAACGGATGGTTGCATTCGCCTGCAACACTGCAGCACTCATGTAGAAGATGCCAGTGGCTCCGTGATATAGACTATcctgggaagaaaaaaggagaacagTATGTATCTAGATCCAAGACTAAAGAAAGCAAAGTGGAATTCTGCAGCCAATTTCTCATACAAAATGAAGATATATTCATAGTCATTAGGAAAATATATTCATAGTCATCTCCAAATCCTTCCTCCCATAAATCTATCCAATTCATGCAGATTTTCTTACCAGAATTTTCCATGAATCATAGTTTCTGTGGAAGCCAAACAGGTAGGACAGTAGAAGCAGCAGGGAGATGACAAAAGAACTGACCGACACATACATAACCCATCCTTGCAGCAAAGGGAAGTATACGTTGGTAGCTGCTACAAGAATCCAAACCCAGCAGCCAAAGATCTGTtaggggagaagaagaaaatgcaTTTATTCACTTACCTACTTCTTGTATTTACCATATCCTAGTAGAATTGTCTAGCCTACAATTTACTAGAATTGTCTAGCCTACAATTTACTTGGAAGAAGGTCATGGGCGATCTTGTCAAAGACCTTACTGAAAAATATGCTAcatcaacagtatttcttgcatctaccaagtttgtaactctattttaaaatgtggGGGTTGAAAA is a window encoding:
- the LOC132761537 gene encoding MAL-like protein, with amino-acid sequence MDTKTSGPASVSPVPDNIPSGLAVFRTIPYAFILPELIFGCWVWILVAATNVYFPLLQGWVMYVSVSSFVISLLLLLSYLFGFHRNYDSWKILDSLYHGATGIFYMSAAVLQANATIRSETEVPNEYIPRYYQLNAAATFFAFITTLLYILHAFSHYYH